In Acholeplasma equirhinis, the following proteins share a genomic window:
- a CDS encoding chromate transporter yields the protein MKKSTLWRLFITFFKMGLFTFGGGYVMLSVMQKEIVEDKNWLTKEDMLDLVGISQSTPGPFSVNAATFIGYKLHKFLGSIVATLGVVLPSFFVILLVSVFLVNFESNLYIQNALRGINAGVSVLIFKAWFKLSKQIGHNIFNIALMLVGIIVSLVFPQFSIIYLIFIVGLTGFILSFFVKEKKEELEDAN from the coding sequence ATGAAAAAATCAACATTGTGGCGTCTTTTCATCACTTTCTTTAAGATGGGACTATTCACTTTTGGTGGTGGATATGTCATGTTATCTGTTATGCAAAAAGAGATTGTTGAAGACAAAAATTGGTTAACTAAAGAAGATATGCTGGATTTAGTCGGTATATCACAATCAACACCTGGACCATTTAGTGTAAATGCGGCAACCTTTATTGGTTACAAGTTACATAAATTCTTAGGATCAATCGTTGCAACACTTGGTGTTGTGTTACCAAGTTTCTTTGTGATTCTTTTAGTTTCAGTATTTTTAGTGAATTTTGAATCAAATCTCTACATTCAAAATGCATTAAGAGGGATTAATGCAGGTGTTTCTGTTTTAATCTTTAAAGCATGGTTCAAGTTATCCAAACAAATTGGACACAATATCTTCAATATTGCATTAATGCTTGTTGGTATTATTGTGAGTTTAGTGTTTCCACAATTTAGTATTATTTATTTAATCTTTATTGTTGGTTTAACTGGATTTATACTTTCCTTTTTTGTCAAAGAAAAAAAGGAGGAATTAGAAGATGCTAATTGA
- a CDS encoding Dps family protein → MKKILDSKLNTTVANFAVFFTKLHHFHWFVKGPKFFELHKQFEALYEEVNELYDTFAERLITIGGKPASSLKQYLALTTLKESETLEPASMVSEVILDLKQLVKEMKETIELTSELKDDATEDLLISTIQSFEKKIWMFEAYQA, encoded by the coding sequence ATGAAAAAAATATTAGATTCTAAATTAAACACAACCGTTGCTAACTTTGCAGTATTTTTCACAAAGTTACATCACTTTCATTGGTTTGTGAAAGGTCCTAAGTTCTTCGAACTTCACAAACAGTTTGAAGCGTTATATGAAGAGGTTAATGAACTTTATGATACCTTTGCAGAACGCTTGATTACAATTGGTGGTAAACCTGCATCAAGTTTAAAACAATATCTAGCCCTTACAACCTTAAAAGAATCAGAAACACTTGAACCTGCTTCGATGGTTTCTGAGGTCATCCTTGATTTGAAACAACTTGTTAAAGAAATGAAAGAAACAATCGAATTAACAAGTGAACTCAAAGATGATGCAACTGAGGATTTACTCATTTCAACAATTCAATCATTTGAAAAGAAAATTTGGATGTTTGAAGCATACCAAGCATAA
- the tnpA gene encoding IS200/IS605 family transposase, translating into MKNDDTSSLSHTRWNCQYHIVFTPKYRRKAIYAKLRSDIGKYIRRLCEYKGVEIVEAHAMSDHIHMLVKIPPKLALSSFMGYLKGKSSLMIFDEHVNLKYNYGSRHFWSEGYYVSTVGLNKQTVANYIRNQELDDQLADKKSIKEYKDPFTGK; encoded by the coding sequence ATGAAGAACGATGATACAAGTAGTTTATCACATACAAGGTGGAACTGCCAATACCACATAGTCTTCACACCAAAGTATCGACGAAAAGCGATCTATGCAAAGTTGAGAAGTGATATTGGCAAGTACATTCGACGCCTGTGTGAATACAAAGGCGTGGAAATAGTCGAGGCACATGCAATGTCAGATCATATCCACATGCTCGTCAAGATACCACCAAAACTAGCATTAAGTTCATTCATGGGGTATTTGAAAGGGAAAAGTAGTTTGATGATTTTTGACGAGCATGTTAATTTGAAATACAACTATGGATCTCGACACTTCTGGTCAGAAGGATACTACGTTTCGACCGTAGGTCTAAACAAGCAAACAGTAGCAAATTATATCAGGAACCAAGAGTTAGATGATCAACTAGCGGATAAGAAGAGCATCAAGGAGTATAAAGACCCGTTTACGGGTAAGTAA
- the dnaB gene encoding replicative DNA helicase — protein sequence MSTKLPHSVDAEKSVLGAIFLDGNCAPAVFDGIREEDFYDPNHKLIYIAMKDLFNQRKDIDYTSLSSHLSHKGQLETVGGLSYLIELSNYTVSIEHLDTYMDIVRDYSLKRDVISVTQSLAADGLTSDIDSLQYLDKVEQSVLALSQRRKVGGFKPIPEIMTEVRDKMHFLASNKGVTGLSTGFTTLDTYINGLEPEALIIIAARPSMGKSAFAMNLALNAAMYNKDGKAGVAIFSLEMSNEQLVSRMISSLSNIENSKLRTGHLTAQEWKQFEMFTDRMTTHNVYFDDSTSSNINEIRAKCRKLAQEGKLDLIVIDYLQLIHADMRGNASRQDEVSKISRALKQMAKELKVPVVALSQLSRDVEKTQDKKPLLAHLRESGSIEQDADIVMFIHRDEYYNRDKEPSGDAEIIIAKNRQGRIGSINFIFQTQYSRFAERSNLEETAN from the coding sequence ATGTCAACCAAATTACCACATTCAGTAGATGCTGAAAAGTCTGTCCTAGGGGCAATCTTTTTAGATGGTAATTGTGCACCAGCTGTATTTGATGGGATTAGAGAAGAAGATTTCTATGATCCAAATCATAAGTTGATTTATATTGCGATGAAAGACCTCTTTAATCAAAGAAAAGATATTGATTACACGTCTTTATCCAGTCATCTTTCACACAAAGGTCAACTTGAAACCGTTGGTGGTCTCAGTTATTTAATTGAATTATCAAACTATACTGTATCGATTGAACATTTAGATACTTATATGGATATTGTTAGAGATTATTCACTTAAACGTGATGTCATCTCTGTAACACAAAGTTTAGCAGCAGATGGTTTAACATCTGATATTGATTCATTACAGTATCTAGATAAAGTTGAACAGTCTGTCCTAGCATTATCTCAAAGAAGAAAAGTTGGTGGATTTAAACCAATCCCTGAGATTATGACAGAAGTGCGTGATAAGATGCATTTCCTTGCATCAAATAAAGGTGTTACGGGTTTATCAACCGGATTTACAACATTAGATACTTATATCAATGGACTTGAACCTGAAGCATTAATTATTATTGCTGCCCGTCCTTCGATGGGTAAATCAGCATTTGCTATGAACTTAGCATTAAATGCTGCTATGTATAATAAAGACGGTAAAGCTGGCGTTGCAATTTTCTCACTTGAAATGAGTAACGAACAATTAGTTAGCCGTATGATTTCAAGTTTAAGTAATATTGAAAACTCAAAATTAAGAACAGGTCATTTAACTGCTCAAGAATGGAAACAATTTGAAATGTTTACCGATCGTATGACAACACATAATGTCTACTTTGATGACTCAACATCAAGTAACATTAATGAAATTCGTGCAAAGTGTCGTAAACTTGCACAAGAAGGTAAACTCGATTTAATTGTTATTGACTACCTGCAATTAATTCATGCAGATATGCGTGGTAATGCAAGTCGTCAAGATGAGGTTTCTAAGATTTCTCGTGCCTTAAAACAAATGGCTAAAGAATTAAAAGTACCAGTTGTTGCATTATCACAATTATCACGTGATGTTGAAAAGACACAAGATAAAAAACCATTACTTGCCCATTTACGTGAATCTGGTTCGATTGAACAAGATGCCGATATTGTTATGTTTATTCATAGAGATGAATACTATAATAGAGATAAAGAACCATCCGGTGATGCTGAAATCATCATCGCTAAAAACCGTCAAGGTCGAATTGGTTCAATTAACTTTATTTTCCAAACACAATACTCAAGATTTGCAGAGCGTTCAAATTTAGAAGAAACAGCAAATTAA
- the rplI gene encoding 50S ribosomal protein L9, whose amino-acid sequence MKRFLVVFISILIFIGSFAFLAILIYQDLQGSVDELMMIAFGLAFVSAIIFNVASLILSRIKYKNQITNLQNRLARWSKLSPRVNQIGDDAFQGLPIGIIVLDEELTEVKWVNNFAKEIFGTKLIDKNLGEINTALEDYIKSGSQDRITIAVNNDKYEVNYKKDLQVIYLFNVTERENVKLEFIKNLPAIGIINLDNFEENISNFDISEQSSIKGEYLSTIADWVEEYNGYLKPYGDNRLIMLTKRKKLEEMMANKFDILERIRSISSKYQIRVTVSIGIASWDLEYDELSDYAQNAIELAEKRGGDQAVVNIQNQKIAYFGAKQETTAKASRVNVRQSALELRDILDKTETLFIQGHNQTDLDSFGSMIATLKMALTAPDITPYLVVDEEKLDPSTSYVLSILKQNNHPILKYLISTEKALEKANEDTFMLIVDTQNPGIVHSPELLQKGMKLGVIDHHRGNEESIEGEYSFVDSSASSTIELIIELINFFNREISIDPLEASIMYGGLVVDTNTFTYRTTARTFDVAARLKDFGADSILVKTWLRNDLNKTVELNNLFASVEIFLDRFAIVKSEKIYHDRAFIAQVSQALLDIKNIDAAFAIVKIDMNTVGISARSFGAVNVQVIMEQMGGGGHLNSAATQMKDVKVNDAYLQLKNIIELEHGGTTEPMKVILLEDVKGKGKKDQIIEVAGGYANYLITAKQAMPATDENLKKLSEQKEIERQQEIKYLNLMKKIASEIEGKSVTLSLAVGADGKRFGSITSKQIVEEFERKHGVVIDKKKIDLATDITSAGIYPVTVHLDKGVKASFEVNIIEKRD is encoded by the coding sequence TTGAAAAGATTTCTAGTTGTTTTCATATCAATCTTAATATTTATCGGTTCATTTGCATTTTTAGCTATCCTTATTTATCAAGATTTACAAGGTTCAGTTGATGAATTAATGATGATTGCATTCGGACTTGCATTTGTTTCAGCGATCATTTTTAATGTTGCATCTTTAATCTTAAGTCGTATTAAATATAAAAATCAAATTACAAATCTTCAAAACCGTTTAGCACGTTGGAGTAAACTTTCACCACGTGTCAACCAAATTGGTGATGATGCATTCCAAGGACTACCAATTGGTATCATTGTTTTAGATGAAGAATTAACAGAAGTTAAATGGGTTAATAATTTTGCTAAAGAAATTTTTGGCACTAAATTAATTGATAAAAATTTAGGTGAAATCAATACTGCACTTGAAGATTATATTAAATCTGGCAGTCAAGATCGTATTACAATTGCTGTTAACAATGATAAATATGAAGTAAATTATAAAAAAGACCTTCAAGTTATTTATCTATTTAATGTTACTGAACGTGAAAACGTTAAGTTAGAATTCATTAAAAATTTACCTGCAATTGGTATTATCAACTTAGACAACTTCGAAGAAAATATTTCGAACTTTGATATTTCTGAACAGTCTAGCATTAAGGGTGAATATTTATCAACTATTGCAGATTGGGTAGAAGAATACAATGGTTATCTAAAACCTTATGGTGATAACCGTTTAATCATGTTAACAAAGCGTAAAAAGTTAGAAGAAATGATGGCCAATAAGTTTGATATTCTTGAACGTATTCGTTCAATTTCATCAAAATATCAAATTAGAGTTACTGTCTCAATCGGTATTGCAAGCTGGGATTTAGAATATGATGAATTATCAGACTATGCACAAAACGCGATTGAACTTGCTGAAAAACGCGGTGGTGACCAAGCTGTTGTGAATATTCAAAATCAAAAGATTGCATATTTTGGTGCAAAACAAGAAACAACTGCAAAAGCATCTAGAGTGAATGTGCGTCAAAGTGCACTAGAACTGCGTGATATCTTAGATAAAACAGAAACATTATTTATTCAAGGTCATAATCAAACAGATTTAGATTCATTTGGTTCAATGATTGCAACCTTAAAAATGGCATTAACAGCTCCAGATATTACACCGTATTTAGTGGTAGATGAAGAAAAATTAGACCCATCAACATCTTATGTACTATCGATTTTAAAACAAAACAATCATCCAATTTTAAAATATTTAATTTCTACCGAAAAAGCGCTTGAAAAAGCAAACGAAGATACATTCATGTTAATTGTTGATACACAAAATCCAGGTATCGTACATTCACCTGAATTGTTACAAAAAGGTATGAAATTAGGTGTCATTGATCACCATAGAGGTAACGAAGAATCAATCGAAGGTGAATACTCATTTGTTGACTCAAGTGCATCATCAACAATTGAACTGATTATTGAACTTATAAACTTCTTTAATCGTGAGATTTCAATTGATCCACTCGAAGCATCCATTATGTATGGTGGCTTAGTTGTTGATACCAATACCTTTACATATCGTACAACCGCAAGAACGTTTGATGTCGCAGCAAGATTAAAAGACTTTGGTGCAGACTCAATTCTTGTTAAAACATGGTTAAGAAATGATTTAAATAAGACAGTTGAACTCAACAATTTATTTGCATCAGTTGAGATTTTCTTAGACCGTTTCGCAATTGTTAAATCTGAGAAGATTTATCATGACCGTGCATTTATTGCACAAGTTTCGCAAGCTTTACTTGATATCAAAAATATTGATGCAGCATTTGCTATCGTAAAAATAGATATGAATACAGTTGGTATTTCTGCAAGAAGTTTCGGTGCTGTAAACGTCCAAGTTATCATGGAACAAATGGGTGGTGGTGGTCACTTAAATAGTGCTGCAACCCAAATGAAAGACGTTAAAGTAAATGATGCATATCTACAACTTAAGAACATTATAGAATTAGAACATGGAGGAACAACTGAACCTATGAAAGTTATTTTATTAGAGGATGTTAAAGGAAAAGGTAAGAAAGATCAAATCATTGAAGTTGCTGGTGGTTATGCAAATTACTTAATTACAGCAAAACAAGCAATGCCTGCTACAGATGAAAACCTTAAGAAATTAAGCGAACAAAAAGAAATTGAACGCCAACAAGAAATTAAATACTTAAATCTGATGAAGAAGATTGCATCTGAAATCGAAGGTAAGAGTGTGACATTATCACTTGCTGTTGGTGCAGATGGTAAACGTTTTGGTTCAATTACTTCAAAACAAATTGTTGAAGAATTTGAACGCAAACACGGTGTTGTTATTGATAAAAAGAAAATTGACTTAGCAACAGATATTACATCCGCAGGTATTTATCCTGTAACTGTGCATTTAGATAAAGGGGTTAAAGCAAGTTTCGAAGTAAACATTATCGAAAAGAGGGATTAA
- the rpsR gene encoding 30S ribosomal protein S18 — MQDRPKRGGFKKRKKVCYFTANKFTHIDFKDTELLKKFITERGKILPRRVTGTSAKWQRPLAVAIKRARHMALIPFVKE; from the coding sequence ATGCAAGACAGACCAAAACGTGGTGGCTTTAAAAAGCGCAAAAAGGTATGTTATTTTACAGCAAATAAATTCACTCATATTGACTTTAAAGATACTGAATTATTAAAGAAATTTATTACAGAACGCGGTAAAATCTTACCAAGACGTGTAACAGGTACTTCAGCTAAATGGCAACGTCCATTAGCAGTAGCTATCAAGAGAGCACGTCATATGGCATTAATCCCATTCGTAAAAGAATAA
- the ssb gene encoding single-stranded DNA-binding protein — protein MINKVVLVGRITKEVDLRAVAGGGSVTQFTLAVNRNFTSANGERQADFISCVAWRNTAEFMKKFVKKGALLGIEGRIQTRTYEDANGRTVYVTEVVCDNVQLLESKGDSNSNGEYEAKSNEKEQDEFYETSKQLVADDDLPF, from the coding sequence ATGATTAATAAAGTCGTTCTTGTCGGAAGAATTACCAAAGAAGTAGATTTAAGAGCAGTCGCAGGTGGTGGCAGTGTCACTCAATTTACCTTGGCTGTAAATCGTAATTTTACATCTGCAAATGGTGAGCGACAAGCAGATTTCATTTCATGTGTTGCCTGGAGAAATACAGCTGAATTCATGAAGAAATTCGTGAAGAAAGGTGCCTTATTAGGCATCGAAGGTCGTATTCAAACCAGAACTTATGAAGACGCAAACGGTAGAACCGTTTATGTAACAGAAGTTGTATGTGATAATGTACAACTCTTAGAATCTAAAGGTGATTCTAATTCTAATGGTGAATACGAAGCTAAGAGCAACGAAAAAGAACAAGATGAATTCTATGAAACATCTAAACAACTCGTTGCAGACGATGATCTACCATTCTAG
- the rpsF gene encoding 30S ribosomal protein S6, whose amino-acid sequence MRKYELMYIANPTLDPEALKRLVADLSNVVTSNGGNILELKEIGLKDLAYEINHHRKGYYVWMLVETTPAGIAEYKRVIEITETVIRHIEVKEGE is encoded by the coding sequence ATGAGAAAGTACGAACTTATGTACATCGCGAATCCAACGTTAGATCCAGAAGCATTAAAACGTCTGGTTGCTGATTTAAGTAATGTTGTTACATCAAACGGTGGTAACATCTTAGAACTTAAAGAAATCGGCTTAAAAGATTTAGCGTACGAAATCAATCATCATAGAAAAGGCTACTATGTATGGATGTTAGTGGAAACTACACCTGCAGGTATCGCTGAATACAAACGTGTGATTGAAATTACTGAAACAGTGATTCGCCACATCGAAGTAAAAGAAGGGGAATAA
- a CDS encoding CinA family protein has product MRAILEYLLKRKETISFAESMTGGALAASFIKNSNASLSLKESFVVYSNEAKQKYLNIDPKLIEMYDVVSSEVCEAMVRNLHLLTNRTLCIATTGYAERKNPNLCYFGMYYQGEVYIQKLVFEDQKSREENIDTTVSYIVEFIKKTLKI; this is encoded by the coding sequence ATGAGAGCAATTCTTGAGTATTTATTAAAACGAAAAGAAACTATTAGTTTTGCAGAATCAATGACAGGTGGTGCACTTGCAGCAAGTTTTATTAAAAACTCTAATGCAAGTCTATCTTTAAAAGAAAGTTTTGTTGTGTATTCAAATGAGGCAAAACAAAAATATTTAAACATTGATCCTAAACTTATTGAAATGTATGATGTTGTTTCAAGTGAAGTTTGTGAAGCGATGGTAAGAAACTTACATCTTTTAACAAATAGAACACTTTGTATCGCAACAACAGGTTATGCAGAAAGAAAAAATCCTAATCTTTGTTACTTTGGAATGTATTATCAAGGTGAGGTTTATATTCAAAAATTAGTATTTGAAGATCAAAAATCTCGTGAAGAAAATATTGATACCACAGTCTCATACATTGTAGAATTCATCAAAAAAACATTGAAAATTTAG
- a CDS encoding S1C family serine protease — translation MKKILSLFYLGCFIFLLVGCIPKPIEHPEREHPTVLQFQTLTNNLKASTVALLGHYMEFDLGLGSGSIFHREEVPGGYLYYVVTNNHVVDGVTHVKVQTAFDRIELGDIYAYPTGTSIPDHEDIAIVRFMSEFDYPMIDIIPLQEENMRIQVTKGMTVFGIGTPINEANFNLVTNLGIVSGIDSMFIGHTANINPGNSGGPLFSYDGTFIGINTQRIEKYYGETVYLMAEAIHVNQVAKMIETRLNAVTPKLGVHLVASTDFLSTNYVEWFGERAQDFIAADKIDTDYEGIVIIDINSTRPSYGQFEIYDLITHFENQPVTKNEELIGLIGEVKSGMTYHFTVRRFDQNLGQYKNVVVTVEIP, via the coding sequence ATGAAAAAAATCTTAAGTTTATTTTACTTAGGATGCTTTATCTTTCTACTTGTAGGTTGTATTCCAAAACCGATTGAACATCCTGAAAGAGAACATCCAACAGTACTTCAATTTCAGACATTGACGAATAACCTCAAAGCCTCTACAGTGGCTTTACTAGGTCATTACATGGAATTTGATTTAGGACTTGGTAGTGGCAGTATTTTCCATCGTGAAGAAGTTCCTGGTGGCTATCTTTATTATGTTGTAACGAATAATCACGTTGTTGATGGTGTGACACACGTGAAGGTTCAAACGGCATTTGATCGTATTGAACTTGGTGACATTTATGCATATCCAACAGGCACATCGATTCCTGATCATGAAGATATCGCAATTGTCAGATTTATGAGTGAATTTGACTACCCAATGATTGATATAATTCCACTTCAAGAAGAAAATATGCGCATACAAGTTACAAAGGGTATGACAGTCTTTGGCATTGGGACACCAATTAATGAAGCAAATTTTAACCTTGTAACAAACTTAGGTATCGTTTCAGGTATTGATTCAATGTTTATTGGACATACTGCAAATATTAATCCAGGTAATTCGGGTGGACCACTCTTTTCATATGATGGTACATTTATTGGTATTAATACACAAAGAATTGAAAAGTATTATGGTGAAACAGTATATTTAATGGCTGAAGCTATTCATGTAAATCAAGTTGCTAAAATGATTGAAACAAGATTAAATGCAGTGACACCAAAACTTGGTGTACATTTAGTTGCATCAACTGACTTTTTATCAACAAATTATGTTGAATGGTTCGGTGAACGTGCACAAGATTTTATTGCAGCTGATAAAATTGACACTGACTATGAAGGTATCGTTATTATTGATATCAATTCAACCAGACCTTCTTATGGTCAATTTGAAATTTATGATTTGATTACACATTTTGAAAATCAACCAGTAACTAAGAATGAAGAGTTAATTGGTTTAATTGGCGAGGTGAAAAGTGGTATGACTTATCATTTCACAGTGAGAAGATTTGATCAGAATTTAGGTCAATACAAAAACGTCGTTGTTACGGTCGAAATTCCATGA
- a CDS encoding S1 family peptidase — protein MKKILSLILISMLVFTLAGCDLDEYLSNLRPDVYAPAVTEEEAEFIAMVQELETAVVAIENTQDNNQSRRGSGVIVKVEAALLTNVYTVLTSQWVVEDALSLNVYVSSIQSYPGVILNYQAEYDANSDIAVVTFETNRELGVIELNEFDDSIELLKTREIFSIGTPITLGYFNYVTNKALIMGNQGNILIHGTNLNYGQIGSPLFLKSTGQLIGINTKYSTTAGSQQRPEVLINHALFVNRVIELVEGYL, from the coding sequence ATGAAAAAAATACTTTCACTCATTTTAATTTCAATGCTTGTATTCACACTTGCAGGTTGTGATTTAGATGAATATCTTTCAAATTTAAGACCAGATGTATATGCCCCAGCAGTAACAGAAGAAGAAGCTGAATTTATCGCAATGGTTCAAGAATTAGAAACCGCCGTCGTTGCGATTGAAAATACACAAGATAACAACCAATCACGTCGTGGTAGTGGTGTTATTGTCAAAGTTGAAGCGGCACTATTAACAAATGTTTATACAGTACTTACAAGTCAATGGGTTGTAGAAGATGCATTATCTCTTAATGTTTATGTATCGAGCATTCAAAGTTATCCAGGTGTTATTTTAAATTATCAGGCAGAATACGATGCAAATAGTGATATTGCAGTGGTTACTTTTGAAACAAATAGAGAATTAGGTGTTATTGAATTAAATGAATTTGATGATTCAATTGAATTACTCAAAACAAGAGAAATCTTCTCAATTGGTACACCAATTACTTTAGGTTATTTCAATTATGTCACAAATAAAGCATTAATCATGGGTAATCAAGGCAATATTTTAATCCATGGAACAAATCTTAATTATGGTCAAATTGGTTCACCACTATTCTTAAAATCAACAGGTCAGTTGATTGGTATTAATACGAAATATTCAACAACTGCAGGTAGCCAACAACGTCCTGAGGTTTTAATCAACCATGCACTATTTGTAAATAGAGTCATTGAACTTGTTGAAGGGTACTTATAA
- a CDS encoding TatD family hydrolase has protein sequence MIIDTHIHLNMKDYNDDLDQLLENAKLAGVEKMIVVGMDKYHNKKAVELSKKYPNLYASVGIHPVDVGKLTLDDVMPYVNHKKVVAIGETGIDLYWNKDNLELQQQEFIKQIELAIKLDKPIIIHTRNSFNEAFECVKPYIGRLRGVFHSFSSNLEDAKKCIDAGFYIGIGGVVTFKKALELQEIVTHIDLSHMLIETDGPFLTPHPYRGKRNEPAYNKLIAEKIAELKGVSFEEVCKITTLNATNLFGLENL, from the coding sequence ATGATCATAGACACACATATCCATCTCAATATGAAAGATTATAATGATGACTTAGACCAACTACTAGAAAATGCAAAATTAGCTGGTGTTGAGAAAATGATTGTTGTTGGTATGGATAAATATCACAATAAAAAAGCAGTAGAACTATCTAAAAAATATCCGAATTTATATGCATCCGTAGGTATTCATCCGGTTGATGTTGGTAAACTCACCTTAGATGATGTGATGCCTTATGTGAACCATAAAAAGGTTGTAGCAATTGGAGAAACAGGTATCGATCTTTATTGGAATAAGGATAATTTAGAACTTCAACAACAAGAATTTATTAAACAAATTGAACTTGCGATTAAATTGGATAAACCAATTATTATTCATACTAGAAATTCATTTAATGAAGCTTTCGAATGTGTGAAACCGTATATTGGACGCCTTCGTGGTGTATTCCATTCATTTTCTTCTAATTTAGAAGATGCAAAAAAATGTATAGATGCTGGATTTTATATTGGTATTGGTGGTGTTGTTACATTCAAAAAAGCACTTGAACTTCAAGAAATTGTAACTCATATTGATCTTTCTCATATGTTAATTGAAACGGACGGTCCATTTTTAACACCACATCCTTATCGTGGTAAAAGAAATGAACCAGCCTATAATAAACTTATTGCAGAAAAAATCGCTGAATTAAAAGGTGTTTCATTTGAAGAGGTATGTAAAATCACCACTTTAAATGCGACAAACCTTTTTGGATTGGAGAACTTATGA
- the tuf gene encoding elongation factor Tu, with product MAKQKFNRTKPHVNVGTIGHVDHGKTTLTAAITTVLAGKGLAEKRDYTQIDAAPEERERGITINAAHVEYETATRHYAHVDCPGHADYVKNMITGAAQMDGAILVVSAADGPMPQTREHILLSRQVGVPKLVVFLNKSDLVEDAELLDLVEMEVRELLSEYDFPGDDIPVIRGSALGALNGEPQWVAKVEELMAAVDAYIDTPVRATDKPFMMPVEDVFTITGRGTVATGRVDRGIVKVGDQVEIVGIRDTKNTTVTGVEMFRKLMDQAEAGDNIGTLLRGVDRSEVERGQVLAKPGSVKPHSKFTAQIYVLSKEEGGRHTAFFSNYRPQFYFRTTDITGIITLNEGTEMIMPGDNAEVTVELIHPIAIEEGTKFSIREGGRTVASGSVVKVIE from the coding sequence ATGGCAAAACAAAAGTTTAACAGAACAAAACCCCATGTTAACGTTGGTACAATCGGCCACGTAGACCATGGTAAAACTACTTTAACTGCTGCTATTACTACTGTATTAGCTGGCAAAGGTCTTGCTGAAAAGAGAGACTACACACAAATTGATGCTGCTCCAGAAGAAAGAGAACGCGGTATTACAATTAATGCTGCTCACGTTGAATATGAAACAGCAACTAGACACTACGCTCACGTAGACTGCCCAGGACACGCTGACTATGTTAAAAATATGATTACTGGTGCCGCTCAAATGGACGGTGCTATCTTAGTTGTATCAGCAGCGGATGGTCCAATGCCACAAACTCGCGAACACATCTTATTATCACGCCAAGTTGGTGTGCCTAAGTTAGTTGTTTTCTTAAACAAATCAGACTTAGTTGAAGATGCTGAATTATTAGACTTAGTTGAAATGGAAGTACGTGAATTACTTTCAGAATACGATTTCCCAGGAGATGACATTCCAGTTATCCGTGGTTCAGCTTTAGGTGCTTTAAATGGTGAACCTCAATGGGTTGCTAAAGTAGAAGAATTAATGGCTGCTGTTGATGCTTACATCGACACTCCAGTTCGTGCTACTGACAAACCATTCATGATGCCAGTAGAAGACGTATTCACAATTACAGGTCGTGGTACAGTTGCTACAGGTCGTGTTGACCGTGGTATCGTTAAAGTTGGTGACCAAGTAGAAATCGTTGGTATCCGTGATACTAAGAACACTACAGTTACTGGCGTTGAAATGTTCCGTAAATTAATGGATCAAGCTGAAGCAGGTGACAACATCGGTACTTTATTACGTGGTGTTGACCGTTCAGAAGTTGAACGTGGCCAAGTATTAGCTAAGCCAGGTTCAGTTAAACCACACAGCAAATTTACAGCTCAAATCTACGTATTATCAAAAGAAGAAGGTGGTCGTCACACTGCATTCTTCTCAAACTACCGTCCTCAATTCTACTTCCGTACAACTGACATCACTGGTATCATTACCTTAAACGAAGGTACTGAAATGATTATGCCTGGTGACAACGCTGAAGTTACAGTTGAATTAATTCACCCAATCGCTATCGAAGAAGGTACAAAGTTCTCAATCCGTGAAGGTGGAAGAACTGTTGCATCTGGTTCAGTAGTTAAAGTTATTGAATAA